AAAGTGGCGAGTTTGTTGTATTTGTTGGGCCATCAGGTTGTGGCAAGTCAACGCTACTACGCCTTATCGCTGGTTTGGAAGAAATAACTGAGGGTGAAATTAGCATCGATAATATTCTCGTTAACGATGTGGATCCTGCAGATCGTGGCGTAGCAATGGTGTTCCAATCATACGCTCTTTATCCTCATATGACCGTTGAAGACAACATGGGTTTCGGTTTGAAGATGAATGGTGTGCCGAAGGAACAGATCGAGAAGCAAGTTAATATTGCGGCGAAAACGCTTCAACTCGATCACCTACGTAAGCGTAAACCTAAAGAGCTGTCTGGAGGCCAACGTCAACGTGTTGCGATTGGTCGAGCAATAGTACGAGATCCTAAAGTCTTCCTATTCGATGAACCCCTGTCTAACCTTGATGCTGAGTTGCGTGTAGAGATGCGTCTACAGATAGCAAAACTTCACCAAGAACTCGAAAATACCATGGTCTATGTGACACATGACCAGATAGAAGCAATGACACTAGCAGACAAGATTGTTGTGTTAAGGGATGGTCGTATCGAGCAAGTAGGTTCACCACTAGACCTGTATCACCGCCCAGGTAACCTCTTTGTTGCGGGATTCATCGGCTCCCCTAGAATGAACTTCGTACCAACAACAGTAACCGAAGTAACAGCGGAAAACATAACGCTAAAAGCAAATGATGATACTGAGTTTGTTGTGCCTTTCACCAAGAAGCCGCTGACCGTTGGTGATGCCATCATCTTTGGTATTCGCCCAGAGCACCTACTCATTAACGAAGAGGCAGATATTAAGTTGACCTTCCAAAGTGAAGTGGTAGAACGTTTAGGCAACAGTACTTATATGTTTGGTCAATCTTCTGGTATGGACGGATTCAAGGTTCATCTGCCTGGCGATCAAGAAGTGAAAAGTTTCCAACAGATTGCATTAAGCTGTGCAGCATCTGATGTGCACTTATTTGACGCTGACGAAATTTGTATCACGAGTAACTAGAAGTCACTCTATGGTATTTTCTTTATGCATTGATTAGGCGAACCCTTTTGGTTCGTCTTTTTTACCAAAGTACACACTAAAACCAGCGATAAAAAAACGCAGCACTTAGGCTGCGTTTTTCCTATTTTCACAAATTCTTAGTTTACCGGCGACTCATCGACAATATCGACACGTCTATTCTTCTTACGACCATCTGACGTTTTATTATCAGCGATAGGTTCGCCCTCACCTTTCGAAGCAATAACAAAGTTATCACCTTCAGCTCCACGACTAAGCAGATAATTTTGAGTCGCTTCTGAACGTTTCAAACCTAAGGCAAAATTATAGTCCTTCGAGCCCGTATTATCGGTATGTCCTTCTAAAATAAGTTCAGATGGGTTTTGCTTGACCACATTCGCCACGGCACCAAGTATGTATTTCGACTCATCAGTAAGGTTAAACTTATCAAAGTCAAAATAGACACGTGCCATCACGTTGCCCTGCTCGTAACCCTGCAAGCGGCTGTGTGTCATTAGGTATTCGGCGCATTCTGGATCAACACCCATGTTGGTTAATTCACTAGAAATCATTTCTAAAGTCACTTGAAAATCACTTTGGGATTCAACGAGAGAAAATGATCCCCTATTTAAGTTAACTTGGCGGATTTTACCAATAGAGACTGTTTGTTCTGTATTTATATCTAATTTAGAACAAAAATACTTTATCTCATTATTCACTTGCTCATTCGCGTAGACAGTACTTGTAATTAATGCGCTCGATACCATAACAAGAAAAGCTAGGGTGGTATTTTTATTATTTTTGCTCATATGCATTTCCATTTATTTATCCAGTTAACCCTAATTATTTTAGATGTCCGATTTCTTCACTAATTAACTCTAATATTTTGTTTAAAATATCATTCGTATTTTGCGCTTTAAATACATTGTCCGTCCCAGCACACGTCTGAAGCGCAGTATTACCACTTACATTATAATCAAAACCAATGACGGCGATTTTAGATGTCACATCATCTCCGCTGGACGTTACTTTCGCATCGAGCGTGTCCCGGATAGTACTGCACATTCCTGCGTTAACTAAGCTTGAGGTTGTCGATGAACTATTATCATCACCATCTGACAACACTATGATCAATCTACGAGGATTATCGCCTTTTGCCACGATCTGAGCACCTCGTATCAAGCCTTGATATGATGAGGTGCCAGAATCTGGAGAAAACGAAGAAATCGTGTTATTAAATGCTGAAAAATCAGAGGTCAATTCAACATCATAAAAATAGGCATCATCGCCATCACTGTTATATTCTTTCCCCAAAACCAAACGTTTCCTTGTAGAACGACATGATTTTTCAACAAATATGTTATTGACAGCCTTAGTCCAGTTACTTCCATAAAGTTGATTGTATACACACAACTCAATAACAGTGGTTCCACGAGTTATCCAGCGTTCTCTGTTACCAAACCATATATATTTACTTCTTGAAAGTTTTGTAGATGACACAAACCTTCGAGTATAACGATTGAACCCAACATAACCGACAGTATTATCGTCCATGTTGACCAGACCATTGAATTTTGCAAGCTCAACGGTTACTTCATCAATAACATCTACCAGATCCAAATATTTTTTCCTTGAACCACCATTCCAAGAACTACGCATAGAACCTGAAAAATCGGATACAAAAACGATATCAACAGCATGATTTTGATATTTACGTGATTTCCCATTAGATGTAATTTTATAGCTATCTACATTGCTATACTCGGTACCAAAGACCACATCGTGATTGGTTGTTGCAGTAACTTGGTATTCAAAAAATCTAGGTTCGCCTTTTTCTATCCCAGCGACACATTCTGGAATATCCTCACAGGTCAATTTGGCAATTTTCACCGATGAAATACTTTTCAGATCCTTATTCATGTACTCCGAAATATAGGCTTTGGCTAAAGTTTGGTTAAAACTACTGCCTATTCCGAACTTTCCATCATCGACACCATCATCATCATCATCGTTCGGATCATTGGCGGCGGAGACGGCTAGGCTCGCGGCCTCCAACGCATCGTTAAGGCGCGCATCATTCTGCATCATTAAAGCGCCATCCGTTCCTATGGTAAAGAATCCCAACATTGGGACCAATACCAGTATGAACATTAGAGCAGCGGCACCTTTTTGTTTTTGTATAGGACGCATAATATTACCTACCTAATATCACTGAGCTAGAGTTTACTCGAGTAAATCCACTTCCCAATGCGAAACCAATGAGCCAATTCTCTGTTTCATAGCATAAAGTTACCCGATACATAGTACTCTTACGTCCCCAAGAAGTAGTGACGGCAAGTTTATTTTCAATTTGGGACAAACTCTCAGGCACACTGCACGTAATTCCACCTATTGTATTCCAAGTTACAAGGGCATTCTTAGCCCCCGACTCAGAATATGTTTGCTCCTCATACAACATGCCGAAATCTGCTTCTTTATAATTGGTATATGTTCGCTTAAGGGATTTAGCCATAATCTTATAGATATCGTTAATCTGTTGATTAGACATCGTGTAATCTTCGCTGTACAGCTGAGTACGCTCTTTAGCCACACTTGCTGCTGAAAACGAGAGTCGGTCAAGCTTACCTTTCATTGATATTTTTGTTACTACGTCACCAGCAAACATCAACATCATGACAAAGACCAGAGAAACCATAGCAAGTTCTATGGCAAAGGTGCCCTTCTGCTTGGCTCTAAATTTGGAATGCAGTTCTTTCATATTCTTGTATCACAATAATCTCACGGCTAAATATCGTTTTTTGATCAAAAAACACAGTAAAAATACCGTCGAATTCATAATCAACGTAATAGATGGCAACGGCACTATCTGTTTCAGAGCCGCACGTTGTAATACCACCATTAGAGGCAGGCAAGCACGTGTCTTCTATGTCATATAGGTCATCCAAACTCTTTGCGTATTGAACACTCGCTCGAATTTTAGATGTATCAACAAACTTGCTCCAAACACTATCACTTTTTGTCAAAGTAGCTTTAAAGGTGTCTATATAATCTTCCGTTTCTTTTTTAGATGCTCTAGCCGCTTCAGATACCGCCAAATCACCCATAGCAGATATATAACCCATATAGCTGATCTCCATCCATGCGGCCATCATCAACAAAAAAGCACCGAACCCTATAGCAAACTCTATTGCAACAACACCATTTTGTTTTCTTCTAATTCTCCGAATCATATGCTTCCCCCTTCACCACCTTAATCCGTTTTTTCGCTGCCGGATCAAGATCAGTCGCAAGGCTTTCTGAGGTTGTCACACGAGCAAGTTGACTATTCGCTTCTCTCAATGTGATGAAAATAGTTTGTATCTGCTGCTCTTTATAGCCCTGCTCTTTTAGTATAGTTTCTACTTGCTTATACTGCCCTTTTTTTGTGAGTGCAAAAACGAGATTCGATTTGATTTTTATGTCTGCATTTCCTGCTGCATAGATTGGCTGCAAACGTTTTACCACTGCATCATATTCTTCCTGTATGAGATCAAGTACTGCCAGATTATTACTGATAGTTAGGTCGTCATGATAGTGGCCTCTGGCTAAAAGAAAATAGTCTCGCGCTTTTTCAAACTCACCTTTTTCCGCCAATATCAAACCCATCAGGTTTTCAGCTTCTGGGTACTTATCTCTTTGTGATAACGCGGTTTGGCAGTTGCTATAAGCCTTATCAATCAAGCCTTCTTCTAAATAGACCTTTGCTCTTAAAAAAACCACTTCCGCGACATTGGAATCATTGACCTTTATTGTCCCTAAATGAAACGCGGCCAATTCCGTATTACCACTTTGAATATAAGCGTTTATCAGTTTTATCTTATTCTCACTGCTCTCTTCTTTAGCCAGTGCCTCTTTATAAAACTCGACCAATCGTTCCTGATTTCGAGCGCTAATGAGCATCTGCTCTCTAGATTCAAACGTTGCCTGTTCCGCCATCTCTTCCTTGGACAGGTCGCCATTTACGGCACATCCGTTAAGAAGAAATACAAAGAGCAGTGGTTTAAGAAATAAACTCTTCAATTACATCATCCTCATCACGCCAGGTGCAGCCGTTAAAATTACAATAGGAAACATGATAAAAAGTATCAATGGCACGGACATTTTTGCAGACAATTTGCCTATTTTTTCTTCGAGGCCCAGCATCTGTATCTCACGAATATCCGTAGCCAATCGTGTTAAAACTTCATAGATAGATGAACCGTATCGGAGGCTTTGGCTTAACGTCATCACAAAACTACGAAACTCCGCCGTAGGTATTCGAATGTAAAGCTCCTCTATTGCCTTCTCCAGGCCGACTATCTGAGCCCTCTCATTGGTTCGTTTCAGCATATGCGCCATATCTATATCGAAGCCAACCATTTCTTTAGCAAGGTAAGTCATTGAAGACTCTATTGTCATGCCCGTTTGAACACAGACACCCATCATATCCAGAAGATAAGGGAGCTGACTGGAGAGCTTTCTTTTTATGTTGTTTGTTCGAATCGCTAAATATCCATCAGGAACTATAATGGCAACTACTCCCCATATAAGCGACCATACTAGATACCGGGACGGTTCAAGTTGAAAATGTAGCCCCAGAGTAATTGCCAATGCTACACCAACCACTAGTAACAGGTATTTAATAGGGACAAATAAGTAAGCAAGTCTCGTATTATAGACCCCCGCAGCTATAAATTTATTCTCTATTTCAGTGTCAGAGGCGGCAACGAGATTAGATATTTTTTTACCTAATGACTCTAACCCTTTTTTTCTTTTTTCTGTTTTATGTTCTTTTTCAGATAGGCCAATTTTACTAAGTTGATTGCTTCTCTTTACTTGCTCGTATAGCACATAAGCGATAGTGGCAATGCCGACCGCCAGAAACCAGATCGACAGGACTAGATAGAATTGTTTGTTCTCTAGTAGCTCCATATCATCTTACTCCTTTGAGCAAAGCGGCAATAATTGTCATACCAATCGCTTCACTAATTAGGACGTAGTATAAAATCGGCCTTCCTTCCTCACTAAACATAACGAATTCGTAGTTCAACGGACTGACATACTGCATAAGTAACAAGAACAGAAATGGTATCGATGCGACAATTTTAGCTGAAATTCGAGCTTCTGAGGTAAGGGCGGATTTTTTCTTATCGATGGCTCTGGCATCAAACATGAGTCTATTTAGTCGCGTGATAACATCTTTCAGCTGCCCTCCACGATGCATATTTGCTCTAAGTGTTATTACAAAAAAATAGAAGGAAGGATATGGAAAGCGTTTACATGATTTCCTGAACACTTCGTCCGGAGCTTCCCCCATCTGTAAGCGATCACCCATGACCTTAAACTCGGCACCTACATCTCCGTCTAGATTTTTGCCAACATACATAATGGCATGCATAATACTTTCACCAGAGGAGACGGCACTTGCCAATATATTCAATGCATCTGGAAAAGCTTCTTCAAACTGTGTTCGCTCTCGTTTCTGTAGCCATGAATAGGCAAATAGCAAACCAATAATGACGGTAATAACCTCTATTAGAATAAGGTTACCGCGTAAAAAACGTTGATTAATCTCATTACCTGCAAAGAGTAATACAGCCACGAATAAGATTATTTTAATGGATGCGAGTGCACCTATTTGCTTCTTAAGATTACTTACTCTATCCTGAACCCTCTGCCAAAGAGTTCTGTCCGATAGGGTATTAAAATCGACCGCATCATCATCTCCACTTAGAGAATAAACGTGGATCGTTTTATTGTATTCTTCTAAATAGTTATTTTTTTTTCTATCTGTAGCAAGAGAGAAAACGATGAGGACAACACCCAAAATAACCAAAAATAGATATATCATGACCGTCCTCGTTTATTCTGGAACAGAGTATCTAGCTGTTCATCTAGTCCAAAGAAGCGTGCCTTTTCCACTAATATTGAGCGTTTCATTAAACCCGCGGTTACAAAATTTCCCTGCACTTTCTCAGCGTTAGCATCCCCGTGCTCGGGTCTAAACTGAAATATTTCTTCCAGTACCACACTAGAACCTTCAAGCCCGACAACCTCAGTAATGCTCATCACTTTTCGACTACCGTCATGAAGTCGGCTTATCTGGATAATAA
This portion of the Vibrio sp. VB16 genome encodes:
- a CDS encoding TadE/TadG family type IV pilus assembly protein, which translates into the protein MRPIQKQKGAAALMFILVLVPMLGFFTIGTDGALMMQNDARLNDALEAASLAVSAANDPNDDDDDGVDDGKFGIGSSFNQTLAKAYISEYMNKDLKSISSVKIAKLTCEDIPECVAGIEKGEPRFFEYQVTATTNHDVVFGTEYSNVDSYKITSNGKSRKYQNHAVDIVFVSDFSGSMRSSWNGGSRKKYLDLVDVIDEVTVELAKFNGLVNMDDNTVGYVGFNRYTRRFVSSTKLSRSKYIWFGNRERWITRGTTVIELCVYNQLYGSNWTKAVNNIFVEKSCRSTRKRLVLGKEYNSDGDDAYFYDVELTSDFSAFNNTISSFSPDSGTSSYQGLIRGAQIVAKGDNPRRLIIVLSDGDDNSSSTTSSLVNAGMCSTIRDTLDAKVTSSGDDVTSKIAVIGFDYNVSGNTALQTCAGTDNVFKAQNTNDILNKILELISEEIGHLK
- a CDS encoding ABC transporter ATP-binding protein, producing MANITLKKVIKRFGDVQTIHGIDLEIESGEFVVFVGPSGCGKSTLLRLIAGLEEITEGEISIDNILVNDVDPADRGVAMVFQSYALYPHMTVEDNMGFGLKMNGVPKEQIEKQVNIAAKTLQLDHLRKRKPKELSGGQRQRVAIGRAIVRDPKVFLFDEPLSNLDAELRVEMRLQIAKLHQELENTMVYVTHDQIEAMTLADKIVVLRDGRIEQVGSPLDLYHRPGNLFVAGFIGSPRMNFVPTTVTEVTAENITLKANDDTEFVVPFTKKPLTVGDAIIFGIRPEHLLINEEADIKLTFQSEVVERLGNSTYMFGQSSGMDGFKVHLPGDQEVKSFQQIALSCAASDVHLFDADEICITSN
- a CDS encoding OmpA family protein; this encodes MSKNNKNTTLAFLVMVSSALITSTVYANEQVNNEIKYFCSKLDINTEQTVSIGKIRQVNLNRGSFSLVESQSDFQVTLEMISSELTNMGVDPECAEYLMTHSRLQGYEQGNVMARVYFDFDKFNLTDESKYILGAVANVVKQNPSELILEGHTDNTGSKDYNFALGLKRSEATQNYLLSRGAEGDNFVIASKGEGEPIADNKTSDGRKKNRRVDIVDESPVN
- a CDS encoding type II secretion system F family protein; its protein translation is MIYLFLVILGVVLIVFSLATDRKKNNYLEEYNKTIHVYSLSGDDDAVDFNTLSDRTLWQRVQDRVSNLKKQIGALASIKIILFVAVLLFAGNEINQRFLRGNLILIEVITVIIGLLFAYSWLQKRERTQFEEAFPDALNILASAVSSGESIMHAIMYVGKNLDGDVGAEFKVMGDRLQMGEAPDEVFRKSCKRFPYPSFYFFVITLRANMHRGGQLKDVITRLNRLMFDARAIDKKKSALTSEARISAKIVASIPFLFLLLMQYVSPLNYEFVMFSEEGRPILYYVLISEAIGMTIIAALLKGVR
- the tadF gene encoding tight adherence pilus pseudopilin TadF, which gives rise to MKELHSKFRAKQKGTFAIELAMVSLVFVMMLMFAGDVVTKISMKGKLDRLSFSAASVAKERTQLYSEDYTMSNQQINDIYKIMAKSLKRTYTNYKEADFGMLYEEQTYSESGAKNALVTWNTIGGITCSVPESLSQIENKLAVTTSWGRKSTMYRVTLCYETENWLIGFALGSGFTRVNSSSVILGR
- a CDS encoding type II secretion system F family protein — protein: MELLENKQFYLVLSIWFLAVGIATIAYVLYEQVKRSNQLSKIGLSEKEHKTEKRKKGLESLGKKISNLVAASDTEIENKFIAAGVYNTRLAYLFVPIKYLLLVVGVALAITLGLHFQLEPSRYLVWSLIWGVVAIIVPDGYLAIRTNNIKRKLSSQLPYLLDMMGVCVQTGMTIESSMTYLAKEMVGFDIDMAHMLKRTNERAQIVGLEKAIEELYIRIPTAEFRSFVMTLSQSLRYGSSIYEVLTRLATDIREIQMLGLEEKIGKLSAKMSVPLILFIMFPIVILTAAPGVMRMM
- a CDS encoding TadE/TadG family type IV pilus assembly protein, yielding MIRRIRRKQNGVVAIEFAIGFGAFLLMMAAWMEISYMGYISAMGDLAVSEAARASKKETEDYIDTFKATLTKSDSVWSKFVDTSKIRASVQYAKSLDDLYDIEDTCLPASNGGITTCGSETDSAVAIYYVDYEFDGIFTVFFDQKTIFSREIIVIQEYERTAFQI